Proteins from one Bos taurus isolate L1 Dominette 01449 registration number 42190680 breed Hereford chromosome 7, ARS-UCD2.0, whole genome shotgun sequence genomic window:
- the ANKRD24 gene encoding ankyrin repeat domain-containing protein 24 isoform X3, with protein sequence MLGAELGVVYGTVAGSGGGQLGGQVLRTQAGGMLSQAPTQDHFPRQLRLSPTDLGSCPPCGPCPIPKPAAARGRRQSQDWGKSDERLLQAVENNDPTRVASLIARKGLVPTKLDPEGKSAFHLAAMRGAASCLEVMLAHGANAMSTDGAGYNALHLAAKYGHPQCLKQLLQASCAVDTVDSSGWTALHHAAAGGCISCSEMLCSFKAHLNPRDRLGTTPLIIAAQMCHTDLCRLLLQQGAAANDQDLQGRTALMLACEGASPETVEVLLQGGAQPGITDALGQDAAHYGTLAGDKLILHLLQEAAQRPSPPSEDDSGEASSQNSVSSHDKQGAPKKRKAPQPPINIPMPLPEAEASSLHSLERQVQELQQLLAEKQEEKESLGREVESLQSRLSLLENERENTSYDVATLQDEEGELPEFPGAEVLLSKQLSPSAQELLASLQEQVAMLTRQNQELMEKVQILEHFEKDEMEADGPAEVIPLELYDALQAEFDQLRRQHAKALQALEQQEAREALAEEEAASREGKGLGTKTSRNGPVEIELNGTAAPETRVNGVKTTDEEAAGVETTEALSQSLEVVSTMAEATVTKPTDTEASETEGVGAQPLETKATGAEVTEMKTLERGGNPEPKATRAETTSMKTEEPEMKPNGVSAVEEELTGTEAMGVELMIPRALTGPILHPGAAEASEKLQTELETRIRSLEEALRQREREAAAELEAAHGKCEAAEAEAGRLRERVREAEGGRASGVRDGDTGQLRAALEQAREDLRDRDCRLRELEAASARLDEARAGRLLAEEEARGLRAELARREEARLELSRELEALREQLVAATATGEQQRAAAAELGQARDAAEARAAELSAACEEARQGLAELREASEALRQSAVPASEHHRLQEEALELRGRAACLEQEVVATGKEAARLRAELERERVGSMARLEHERIVGALQADVARLQGQLEELGRRHEKTSAEVFQVQREALFMKSERHAAEAQLATAEQQLRGLRTEAERARQAQSRAQEALEKAKEKDKKITELSKEVFSLKEALKDQPGAPDSLEVEALRGQVKALREQLEEAAREHSAVVALYRSHLLYAIQGQMDEDVQRILSQILQMQRLQAQGR encoded by the exons ATGCTGGGAGCTGAGCTGGGGGTGGTTTATGGTACGGTTGCTGGCAGTGGTGGAGGACAGCTGGGGGGGCAGGTGCTGAGGACCCAGGCTGGAGGTATGCTGTCTCAGGCCCCCACCCAGGACCACTTCCCCCGGCAGCTGCGGCTCAGCCCCACTGACCTCGGCTCCTGCCCGCCCTGCGGCCCCTGCCCCATCCCGAAGCCGGCGGCAGCCAGAGGCAGGCGCCAG AGCCAGGACTGGGGCAAAAGTGATGAGCGGCTGCTGCAGGCGGTGGAGAACAACGATCCCACGCGGGTGGCCTCCCTCATCGCCCGCAAGGGGCTGGTGCCCACCAAGCTGGACCCCGAGGGCAAGTCCGC ATTCCACCTGGCAGCCATGAGGGGTGCAGCCAGCTGTCTTGAGGTGATGCTGGCACACGGCGCCAACGCCATGAGCACGGATGGGGCAG GTTACAACGCCCTCCACCTGGCCGCTAAGTACGGGCACCCACAGTGCTTGAAACAACTACTGCAG GCATCCTGCGCGGTGGATACAGTGGACAGCAGCGGGTGGACCGCCCTGCATCATGCAG CCGCTGGCGGCTGCATCTCCTGCTCAGAAATGCTCTGCTCCTTCAAGGCCCATCTGAATCCCCGAGATCGG CTGGGTACAACACCCCTCATCATCGCAGCTCAGATGTGTCACACGGATCTGTGCCGCCTCCTCCTGCAGCAAGGGGCTGCTGCAAATGACCAGGACCTTCAAGGCAG GACGGCCCTGATGCTGGCCTGTGAGGGAGCCAGCCCCGAAACAGTGGAGGTGCTGCTGCAGGGCGGGGCCCAGCCGGGCATCACAGATGCGCTGGGCCAGGATGCTGCTCACTACGGCACCCTGGCAGGGGACAAGCTCATCTTGCACCTCCTACAGGAGGCAGCCCAGCGCCCCTCACCACCCAGCG AGGATGATTCGGGCGAGGCATCATCTCAG AATTCTGTGTCCAGCCATGACAAGCAAGGGGCCCCCAAGAAGCGGAAGGCACCTCAACCCCCCATCAATATCCCAATGCCG CTGCCAGAGGCAGAGGCCAGCTCCCTCCACAGCCTGGAGAGACAG GTCCAAGAGCTACAGCAGCTGCTGGCcgagaagcaggaggagaaggagagctTGGGCCGGGAGGTGGAGAGTTTGCAGAGCAGGCTGTCCCTTCTGGAG AACGAGCGGGAGAACACCAGCTATGATGTGGCCACCCTGCAGGATGAGGAGGGTGAGCTACCTGAATTCCCAG GGGCTGAGGTGCTGCTCTCCAAGCAGCTAAGCCCGTCGGCCCAGGAGCTCTTGGCTTCGCTGCAGGAGCAGGTGGCCATGCTTACCAGACAGAACCAGGAGCTGATGGAGAAAGTCCAG ATCCTGGAGCACTTCGAGAAGGATGAGATGGAGGCAGATGGTCCGGCCGAGGTCATTCCTCTGGAGCTCTATGACGCTCTCCAGGCTGAGTTTGACCAGCTCCGCAGGCAGCACGCCAAAGCCCTGCAGGCGCTGGAGCAGCAGGAAGCCCGGGAGGCCCTCGCAGAAGAGGAGGCAGCCTCTAGGGAGGGCAAAGGTCTGGGAACCAAGACCTCCAGAAATGGGCCAGTGGAAATAGAGCTTAACGGCACTGCAGCTCCGGAAACCAGAGTGAATGGAGTCAAGACCACAGACGAGGAGGCTGCAGGAGTAGAAACCACGGAAGCCTTGTCACAGAGCTTGGAAGTGGTGTCCACGATGGCCGAGGCCACAGTAACAAAGCCCACAGACACGGAGGCCTCAGAAACAGAGGGCGTGGGAGCCCAGCCCTTGGAAACAAAGGCCACGGGAGCTGAggttacagaaatgaaaactctAGAAAGAGGAGGAAACCCAGAACCAAAGGCCACAAGAGCAGAGACCACCAGTATGAAAACAGAAGAGCCAGAAATGAAGCCCAATGGCGTAAGTGCAGTGGAAGAAGAGCTCACAGGCACAGAAGCCATGGGAGTGGAGCTCATGATTCCGAGGGCCCTCACAGGCCCCATCTTGCACCCGGGTGCTGCGGAGGCCTCAGAAAAGCTGCAGACAGAGCTAGAGACCAGGATCCGCAGCTTGGAGGAGGCGCTCAGGCAGCGGGAGCGGGAGGCGGCGGCTGAGCTGGAGGCGGCCCATGGCAAGTGCGAGGCCGCGGAGGCCGAGGCTGGCCGCCTGCGGGAGCGGGTGCGGGAGGCTGAGGGCGGCCGGGCTAGCGGGGTCAGAGATGGGGACACAGGCCAGCTGCGGGCCGCCCTGGAACAAGCCCGCGAGGACCTCCGGGACCGGGACTGCCGTCTCCGGGAGCTGGAGGCGGCCTCGGCCCGGCTGGATGAGGCCCGGGCCGGCCGGCTGCTGGCCGAGGAGGAAGCCCGGGGCCTGCGAGCAGAGCTGGCCCGGCGGGAGGAGGCGCGGCTAGAGCTGAGCCGGGAGCTGGAGGCGCTGCGGGAGCAGCTGGTCGCGGCCACAGCCACAGGGGAGCAGCAGCGGGCCGCGGCCGCTGAGCTGGGCCAGGCGAGGGACGCGGCCGAGGCCCGGGCCGCGGAGCTGTCCGCGGCCTGCGAGGAGGCCCGGCAGGGCCTGGCAGAGCTGCGGGAGGCCTCCGAGGCGCTCCGTCAGTCGGCCGTGCCGGCCTCCGAGCACCACCGGCTGCAGGAAGAGGCCCTGGAGCTGCGGGGCCGGGCGGCCTGCCTGGAGCAGGAGGTGGTGGCCACGGGCAAGGAGGCCGCCCGGCTGCGCGCAGAGCTGGAGCGCGAGCGGGTGGGCAGCATGGCCCGCCTGGAGCATGAGCGCATCGTGGGCGCCCTGCAGGCCGACGTGGCCCGGTTGCAAGGGCAGCTGGAGGAGCTGGGGCGACGCCACGAGAAGACCAGCGCCGAGGTCTTCCAG GTGCAGCGGGAGGCACTGTTCATGAAGAGTGAGCGACATGCAGCTGAAGCCCAGTTGGCCACGGCTGAGCAGCAGCTGCGGGGGCTGCGAACTGAGGCTGAGCGGGCACGCCAGGCCCAGAGCCGTGCCCAGgaggccctggagaaggccaAGGAGAAGGACAAGAAG ATCACGGAGCTCTCCAAGGAGGTCTTCAGTCTTAAGGAGGCACTGAAGGACCAGCCGGGGGCCCCAGACTCCTTGGAGGTGGAAGCCCTCCGTGGCCAGGTGAAGGCTCTGCGGGAGCAGCTAGAG GAGGCTGCCAGGGAGCACAGTGCAGTGGTGGCCTTGTACAGGAGCCACCTCCTCTACGCCATTCAG GGTCAGATGGATGAAGACGTGCAGCGAATTCTGAGTCAGATTCTGCAGATGCAAAGGCTCCAGGCCCAGGGCCGCTGA
- the ANKRD24 gene encoding ankyrin repeat domain-containing protein 24 isoform X6, with the protein MLGAELGVVYGTVAGSGGGQLGGQVLRTQAGGMLSQAPTQDHFPRQLRLSPTDLGSCPPCGPCPIPKPAAARGRRQSQDWGKSDERLLQAVENNDPTRVASLIARKGLVPTKLDPEGKSAFHLAAMRGAASCLEVMLAHGANAMSTDGAGYNALHLAAKYGHPQCLKQLLQASCAVDTVDSSGWTALHHAAAGGCISCSEMLCSFKAHLNPRDRLGTTPLIIAAQMCHTDLCRLLLQQGAAANDQDLQGRTALMLACEGASPETVEVLLQGGAQPGITDALGQDAAHYGTLAGDKLILHLLQEAAQRPSPPSEDDSGEASSQLPEAEASSLHSLERQVQELQQLLAEKQEEKESLGREVESLQSRLSLLENERENTSYDVATLQDEEGELPEFPGAEVLLSKQLSPSAQELLASLQEQVAMLTRQNQELMEKVQILEHFEKDEMEADGPAEVIPLELYDALQAEFDQLRRQHAKALQALEQQEAREALAEEEAASREGKGLGTKTSRNGPVEIELNGTAAPETRVNGVKTTDEEAAGVETTEALSQSLEVVSTMAEATVTKPTDTEASETEGVGAQPLETKATGAEVTEMKTLERGGNPEPKATRAETTSMKTEEPEMKPNGVSAVEEELTGTEAMGVELMIPRALTGPILHPGAAEASEKLQTELETRIRSLEEALRQREREAAAELEAAHGKCEAAEAEAGRLRERVREAEGGRASGVRDGDTGQLRAALEQAREDLRDRDCRLRELEAASARLDEARAGRLLAEEEARGLRAELARREEARLELSRELEALREQLVAATATGEQQRAAAAELGQARDAAEARAAELSAACEEARQGLAELREASEALRQSAVPASEHHRLQEEALELRGRAACLEQEVVATGKEAARLRAELERERVGSMARLEHERIVGALQADVARLQGQLEELGRRHEKTSAEVFQVQREALFMKSERHAAEAQLATAEQQLRGLRTEAERARQAQSRAQEALEKAKEKDKKITELSKEVFSLKEALKDQPGAPDSLEVEALRGQVKALREQLEEAAREHSAVVALYRSHLLYAIQGQMDEDVQRILSQILQMQRLQAQGR; encoded by the exons ATGCTGGGAGCTGAGCTGGGGGTGGTTTATGGTACGGTTGCTGGCAGTGGTGGAGGACAGCTGGGGGGGCAGGTGCTGAGGACCCAGGCTGGAGGTATGCTGTCTCAGGCCCCCACCCAGGACCACTTCCCCCGGCAGCTGCGGCTCAGCCCCACTGACCTCGGCTCCTGCCCGCCCTGCGGCCCCTGCCCCATCCCGAAGCCGGCGGCAGCCAGAGGCAGGCGCCAG AGCCAGGACTGGGGCAAAAGTGATGAGCGGCTGCTGCAGGCGGTGGAGAACAACGATCCCACGCGGGTGGCCTCCCTCATCGCCCGCAAGGGGCTGGTGCCCACCAAGCTGGACCCCGAGGGCAAGTCCGC ATTCCACCTGGCAGCCATGAGGGGTGCAGCCAGCTGTCTTGAGGTGATGCTGGCACACGGCGCCAACGCCATGAGCACGGATGGGGCAG GTTACAACGCCCTCCACCTGGCCGCTAAGTACGGGCACCCACAGTGCTTGAAACAACTACTGCAG GCATCCTGCGCGGTGGATACAGTGGACAGCAGCGGGTGGACCGCCCTGCATCATGCAG CCGCTGGCGGCTGCATCTCCTGCTCAGAAATGCTCTGCTCCTTCAAGGCCCATCTGAATCCCCGAGATCGG CTGGGTACAACACCCCTCATCATCGCAGCTCAGATGTGTCACACGGATCTGTGCCGCCTCCTCCTGCAGCAAGGGGCTGCTGCAAATGACCAGGACCTTCAAGGCAG GACGGCCCTGATGCTGGCCTGTGAGGGAGCCAGCCCCGAAACAGTGGAGGTGCTGCTGCAGGGCGGGGCCCAGCCGGGCATCACAGATGCGCTGGGCCAGGATGCTGCTCACTACGGCACCCTGGCAGGGGACAAGCTCATCTTGCACCTCCTACAGGAGGCAGCCCAGCGCCCCTCACCACCCAGCG AGGATGATTCGGGCGAGGCATCATCTCAG CTGCCAGAGGCAGAGGCCAGCTCCCTCCACAGCCTGGAGAGACAG GTCCAAGAGCTACAGCAGCTGCTGGCcgagaagcaggaggagaaggagagctTGGGCCGGGAGGTGGAGAGTTTGCAGAGCAGGCTGTCCCTTCTGGAG AACGAGCGGGAGAACACCAGCTATGATGTGGCCACCCTGCAGGATGAGGAGGGTGAGCTACCTGAATTCCCAG GGGCTGAGGTGCTGCTCTCCAAGCAGCTAAGCCCGTCGGCCCAGGAGCTCTTGGCTTCGCTGCAGGAGCAGGTGGCCATGCTTACCAGACAGAACCAGGAGCTGATGGAGAAAGTCCAG ATCCTGGAGCACTTCGAGAAGGATGAGATGGAGGCAGATGGTCCGGCCGAGGTCATTCCTCTGGAGCTCTATGACGCTCTCCAGGCTGAGTTTGACCAGCTCCGCAGGCAGCACGCCAAAGCCCTGCAGGCGCTGGAGCAGCAGGAAGCCCGGGAGGCCCTCGCAGAAGAGGAGGCAGCCTCTAGGGAGGGCAAAGGTCTGGGAACCAAGACCTCCAGAAATGGGCCAGTGGAAATAGAGCTTAACGGCACTGCAGCTCCGGAAACCAGAGTGAATGGAGTCAAGACCACAGACGAGGAGGCTGCAGGAGTAGAAACCACGGAAGCCTTGTCACAGAGCTTGGAAGTGGTGTCCACGATGGCCGAGGCCACAGTAACAAAGCCCACAGACACGGAGGCCTCAGAAACAGAGGGCGTGGGAGCCCAGCCCTTGGAAACAAAGGCCACGGGAGCTGAggttacagaaatgaaaactctAGAAAGAGGAGGAAACCCAGAACCAAAGGCCACAAGAGCAGAGACCACCAGTATGAAAACAGAAGAGCCAGAAATGAAGCCCAATGGCGTAAGTGCAGTGGAAGAAGAGCTCACAGGCACAGAAGCCATGGGAGTGGAGCTCATGATTCCGAGGGCCCTCACAGGCCCCATCTTGCACCCGGGTGCTGCGGAGGCCTCAGAAAAGCTGCAGACAGAGCTAGAGACCAGGATCCGCAGCTTGGAGGAGGCGCTCAGGCAGCGGGAGCGGGAGGCGGCGGCTGAGCTGGAGGCGGCCCATGGCAAGTGCGAGGCCGCGGAGGCCGAGGCTGGCCGCCTGCGGGAGCGGGTGCGGGAGGCTGAGGGCGGCCGGGCTAGCGGGGTCAGAGATGGGGACACAGGCCAGCTGCGGGCCGCCCTGGAACAAGCCCGCGAGGACCTCCGGGACCGGGACTGCCGTCTCCGGGAGCTGGAGGCGGCCTCGGCCCGGCTGGATGAGGCCCGGGCCGGCCGGCTGCTGGCCGAGGAGGAAGCCCGGGGCCTGCGAGCAGAGCTGGCCCGGCGGGAGGAGGCGCGGCTAGAGCTGAGCCGGGAGCTGGAGGCGCTGCGGGAGCAGCTGGTCGCGGCCACAGCCACAGGGGAGCAGCAGCGGGCCGCGGCCGCTGAGCTGGGCCAGGCGAGGGACGCGGCCGAGGCCCGGGCCGCGGAGCTGTCCGCGGCCTGCGAGGAGGCCCGGCAGGGCCTGGCAGAGCTGCGGGAGGCCTCCGAGGCGCTCCGTCAGTCGGCCGTGCCGGCCTCCGAGCACCACCGGCTGCAGGAAGAGGCCCTGGAGCTGCGGGGCCGGGCGGCCTGCCTGGAGCAGGAGGTGGTGGCCACGGGCAAGGAGGCCGCCCGGCTGCGCGCAGAGCTGGAGCGCGAGCGGGTGGGCAGCATGGCCCGCCTGGAGCATGAGCGCATCGTGGGCGCCCTGCAGGCCGACGTGGCCCGGTTGCAAGGGCAGCTGGAGGAGCTGGGGCGACGCCACGAGAAGACCAGCGCCGAGGTCTTCCAG GTGCAGCGGGAGGCACTGTTCATGAAGAGTGAGCGACATGCAGCTGAAGCCCAGTTGGCCACGGCTGAGCAGCAGCTGCGGGGGCTGCGAACTGAGGCTGAGCGGGCACGCCAGGCCCAGAGCCGTGCCCAGgaggccctggagaaggccaAGGAGAAGGACAAGAAG ATCACGGAGCTCTCCAAGGAGGTCTTCAGTCTTAAGGAGGCACTGAAGGACCAGCCGGGGGCCCCAGACTCCTTGGAGGTGGAAGCCCTCCGTGGCCAGGTGAAGGCTCTGCGGGAGCAGCTAGAG GAGGCTGCCAGGGAGCACAGTGCAGTGGTGGCCTTGTACAGGAGCCACCTCCTCTACGCCATTCAG GGTCAGATGGATGAAGACGTGCAGCGAATTCTGAGTCAGATTCTGCAGATGCAAAGGCTCCAGGCCCAGGGCCGCTGA
- the ANKRD24 gene encoding ankyrin repeat domain-containing protein 24 isoform X1, producing the protein MLGAELGVVYGTVAGSGGGQLGGQVLRTQAGGMLSQAPTQDHFPRQLRLSPTDLGSCPPCGPCPIPKPAAARGRRQSQDWGKSDERLLQAVENNDPTRVASLIARKGLVPTKLDPEGKSAFHLAAMRGAASCLEVMLAHGANAMSTDGAGYNALHLAAKYGHPQCLKQLLQASCAVDTVDSSGWTALHHAAAGGCISCSEMLCSFKAHLNPRDRLGTTPLIIAAQMCHTDLCRLLLQQGAAANDQDLQGRTALMLACEGASPETVEVLLQGGAQPGITDALGQDAAHYGTLAGDKLILHLLQEAAQRPSPPSEDDSGEASSQNSVSSHDKQGAPKKRKAPQPPINIPMPDDQDAYEEIVRLRQERGRLLQKIRGLEQHQERRKQELPEAEASSLHSLERQVQELQQLLAEKQEEKESLGREVESLQSRLSLLENERENTSYDVATLQDEEGELPEFPGAEVLLSKQLSPSAQELLASLQEQVAMLTRQNQELMEKVQILEHFEKDEMEADGPAEVIPLELYDALQAEFDQLRRQHAKALQALEQQEAREALAEEEAASREGKGLGTKTSRNGPVEIELNGTAAPETRVNGVKTTDEEAAGVETTEALSQSLEVVSTMAEATVTKPTDTEASETEGVGAQPLETKATGAEVTEMKTLERGGNPEPKATRAETTSMKTEEPEMKPNGVSAVEEELTGTEAMGVELMIPRALTGPILHPGAAEASEKLQTELETRIRSLEEALRQREREAAAELEAAHGKCEAAEAEAGRLRERVREAEGGRASGVRDGDTGQLRAALEQAREDLRDRDCRLRELEAASARLDEARAGRLLAEEEARGLRAELARREEARLELSRELEALREQLVAATATGEQQRAAAAELGQARDAAEARAAELSAACEEARQGLAELREASEALRQSAVPASEHHRLQEEALELRGRAACLEQEVVATGKEAARLRAELERERVGSMARLEHERIVGALQADVARLQGQLEELGRRHEKTSAEVFQVQREALFMKSERHAAEAQLATAEQQLRGLRTEAERARQAQSRAQEALEKAKEKDKKITELSKEVFSLKEALKDQPGAPDSLEVEALRGQVKALREQLEEAAREHSAVVALYRSHLLYAIQGQMDEDVQRILSQILQMQRLQAQGR; encoded by the exons ATGCTGGGAGCTGAGCTGGGGGTGGTTTATGGTACGGTTGCTGGCAGTGGTGGAGGACAGCTGGGGGGGCAGGTGCTGAGGACCCAGGCTGGAGGTATGCTGTCTCAGGCCCCCACCCAGGACCACTTCCCCCGGCAGCTGCGGCTCAGCCCCACTGACCTCGGCTCCTGCCCGCCCTGCGGCCCCTGCCCCATCCCGAAGCCGGCGGCAGCCAGAGGCAGGCGCCAG AGCCAGGACTGGGGCAAAAGTGATGAGCGGCTGCTGCAGGCGGTGGAGAACAACGATCCCACGCGGGTGGCCTCCCTCATCGCCCGCAAGGGGCTGGTGCCCACCAAGCTGGACCCCGAGGGCAAGTCCGC ATTCCACCTGGCAGCCATGAGGGGTGCAGCCAGCTGTCTTGAGGTGATGCTGGCACACGGCGCCAACGCCATGAGCACGGATGGGGCAG GTTACAACGCCCTCCACCTGGCCGCTAAGTACGGGCACCCACAGTGCTTGAAACAACTACTGCAG GCATCCTGCGCGGTGGATACAGTGGACAGCAGCGGGTGGACCGCCCTGCATCATGCAG CCGCTGGCGGCTGCATCTCCTGCTCAGAAATGCTCTGCTCCTTCAAGGCCCATCTGAATCCCCGAGATCGG CTGGGTACAACACCCCTCATCATCGCAGCTCAGATGTGTCACACGGATCTGTGCCGCCTCCTCCTGCAGCAAGGGGCTGCTGCAAATGACCAGGACCTTCAAGGCAG GACGGCCCTGATGCTGGCCTGTGAGGGAGCCAGCCCCGAAACAGTGGAGGTGCTGCTGCAGGGCGGGGCCCAGCCGGGCATCACAGATGCGCTGGGCCAGGATGCTGCTCACTACGGCACCCTGGCAGGGGACAAGCTCATCTTGCACCTCCTACAGGAGGCAGCCCAGCGCCCCTCACCACCCAGCG AGGATGATTCGGGCGAGGCATCATCTCAG AATTCTGTGTCCAGCCATGACAAGCAAGGGGCCCCCAAGAAGCGGAAGGCACCTCAACCCCCCATCAATATCCCAATGCCG gaTGACCAAGATGCCTACGAGGAGATCGTGCGGCTGCGACAGGAGAGGGGCCGTCTGCTACAGAAGATCCGGGGCCTAGAGCAGCACCAGGAACGAAGAAAGCAGGAG CTGCCAGAGGCAGAGGCCAGCTCCCTCCACAGCCTGGAGAGACAG GTCCAAGAGCTACAGCAGCTGCTGGCcgagaagcaggaggagaaggagagctTGGGCCGGGAGGTGGAGAGTTTGCAGAGCAGGCTGTCCCTTCTGGAG AACGAGCGGGAGAACACCAGCTATGATGTGGCCACCCTGCAGGATGAGGAGGGTGAGCTACCTGAATTCCCAG GGGCTGAGGTGCTGCTCTCCAAGCAGCTAAGCCCGTCGGCCCAGGAGCTCTTGGCTTCGCTGCAGGAGCAGGTGGCCATGCTTACCAGACAGAACCAGGAGCTGATGGAGAAAGTCCAG ATCCTGGAGCACTTCGAGAAGGATGAGATGGAGGCAGATGGTCCGGCCGAGGTCATTCCTCTGGAGCTCTATGACGCTCTCCAGGCTGAGTTTGACCAGCTCCGCAGGCAGCACGCCAAAGCCCTGCAGGCGCTGGAGCAGCAGGAAGCCCGGGAGGCCCTCGCAGAAGAGGAGGCAGCCTCTAGGGAGGGCAAAGGTCTGGGAACCAAGACCTCCAGAAATGGGCCAGTGGAAATAGAGCTTAACGGCACTGCAGCTCCGGAAACCAGAGTGAATGGAGTCAAGACCACAGACGAGGAGGCTGCAGGAGTAGAAACCACGGAAGCCTTGTCACAGAGCTTGGAAGTGGTGTCCACGATGGCCGAGGCCACAGTAACAAAGCCCACAGACACGGAGGCCTCAGAAACAGAGGGCGTGGGAGCCCAGCCCTTGGAAACAAAGGCCACGGGAGCTGAggttacagaaatgaaaactctAGAAAGAGGAGGAAACCCAGAACCAAAGGCCACAAGAGCAGAGACCACCAGTATGAAAACAGAAGAGCCAGAAATGAAGCCCAATGGCGTAAGTGCAGTGGAAGAAGAGCTCACAGGCACAGAAGCCATGGGAGTGGAGCTCATGATTCCGAGGGCCCTCACAGGCCCCATCTTGCACCCGGGTGCTGCGGAGGCCTCAGAAAAGCTGCAGACAGAGCTAGAGACCAGGATCCGCAGCTTGGAGGAGGCGCTCAGGCAGCGGGAGCGGGAGGCGGCGGCTGAGCTGGAGGCGGCCCATGGCAAGTGCGAGGCCGCGGAGGCCGAGGCTGGCCGCCTGCGGGAGCGGGTGCGGGAGGCTGAGGGCGGCCGGGCTAGCGGGGTCAGAGATGGGGACACAGGCCAGCTGCGGGCCGCCCTGGAACAAGCCCGCGAGGACCTCCGGGACCGGGACTGCCGTCTCCGGGAGCTGGAGGCGGCCTCGGCCCGGCTGGATGAGGCCCGGGCCGGCCGGCTGCTGGCCGAGGAGGAAGCCCGGGGCCTGCGAGCAGAGCTGGCCCGGCGGGAGGAGGCGCGGCTAGAGCTGAGCCGGGAGCTGGAGGCGCTGCGGGAGCAGCTGGTCGCGGCCACAGCCACAGGGGAGCAGCAGCGGGCCGCGGCCGCTGAGCTGGGCCAGGCGAGGGACGCGGCCGAGGCCCGGGCCGCGGAGCTGTCCGCGGCCTGCGAGGAGGCCCGGCAGGGCCTGGCAGAGCTGCGGGAGGCCTCCGAGGCGCTCCGTCAGTCGGCCGTGCCGGCCTCCGAGCACCACCGGCTGCAGGAAGAGGCCCTGGAGCTGCGGGGCCGGGCGGCCTGCCTGGAGCAGGAGGTGGTGGCCACGGGCAAGGAGGCCGCCCGGCTGCGCGCAGAGCTGGAGCGCGAGCGGGTGGGCAGCATGGCCCGCCTGGAGCATGAGCGCATCGTGGGCGCCCTGCAGGCCGACGTGGCCCGGTTGCAAGGGCAGCTGGAGGAGCTGGGGCGACGCCACGAGAAGACCAGCGCCGAGGTCTTCCAG GTGCAGCGGGAGGCACTGTTCATGAAGAGTGAGCGACATGCAGCTGAAGCCCAGTTGGCCACGGCTGAGCAGCAGCTGCGGGGGCTGCGAACTGAGGCTGAGCGGGCACGCCAGGCCCAGAGCCGTGCCCAGgaggccctggagaaggccaAGGAGAAGGACAAGAAG ATCACGGAGCTCTCCAAGGAGGTCTTCAGTCTTAAGGAGGCACTGAAGGACCAGCCGGGGGCCCCAGACTCCTTGGAGGTGGAAGCCCTCCGTGGCCAGGTGAAGGCTCTGCGGGAGCAGCTAGAG GAGGCTGCCAGGGAGCACAGTGCAGTGGTGGCCTTGTACAGGAGCCACCTCCTCTACGCCATTCAG GGTCAGATGGATGAAGACGTGCAGCGAATTCTGAGTCAGATTCTGCAGATGCAAAGGCTCCAGGCCCAGGGCCGCTGA